The Bradyrhizobium sp. B097 genome contains the following window.
CATCTCAGCGGAGGCGCTGCAGACGGCGAGCCGGAACGCGGCCGAGCTCGGACTTGGCCAGCGCGCGACATGGATCGCGTGCGACTATGGCAGCGCCCTGACTGGCGCGTTCGACCTGATCGTGTCCAATCCGCCCTACATCCCCTCGGCCGACATCGCCGGTCTCGACATCGAGGTCCGCGCGCACGACCCCCGCGCGGCGCTCGACGGCGGAGCCGACGGGCTCGACGCCTACCGCGCGCTGATTTCGCAATCTGCGGGTCTTTTGGCCTCTGGTGGATTTCTGGTTGTGGAAGTCGGGCAGGGCCAGAGCGGCGACGTTGAAGCGCTGATGACGGCTTCCGGGTTATCCCCAACGGGGCCGCCCAAGGCCGATCTCGGGGGCGTTCCGAGGGCCGTTTCAGCCCGCCGGCTGCCCCGATAAAGTCCTATTGGAACGCAAAAAAACCTCTTGGAATATCCCCCGGGAACGACTACGTTCCGGCCACAACATCGGTGCTGGCCCCGTAACCGTTACGGGTGATGACCAGGGTTCAGCAGAGCCCGCCGATCGAAAGGTTCCAGGAACGCAGGTCTCATTGAGCGCAATAGCCGAAGCTGTGCTGCTCTCGACCGCCAAGCGAACGAAAGCCTGTTATTGCGCTTGAACACTTACGCACGAGAACTGGGCCTGTCTCAACGGGCGGAATGATTTTGTCGCTGGCGTGTTTGGCCGGCGGCGGTTGGGGAACGCGTCTTTGCTGAACGCGACTTTGCTGAACGAGATGGTCGGCGACATCGATGCCTCTTCGAACGGTATTGCGATTCCGTGCGCCTAGACGCGCGCCGAATCGGACTCTGGAATTGGAATCTGGGAATCGGACTTCTGAGAATTCGGACTTCTGAGAAATCAGACTGTGGACTGCAATAACTTCAGGGCTGGAATAAAAGGCGACAGATGAGAAACGGTCAGAACAACAAGCGGATGCGCAACCGGAATAACAACAACAATAACAACAACAATAATAACCGGCGCGGCCAGAATCCCCTGACACGGGTGTACGAATCGAACGGACCCGACATCAAGATCCGCGGCACGGCCTCCCACGTGGCCGAGAAATACGTCCAGCTTGCGCGCGATGCACGCTCCTCCGGCGATCCGGTGGCAGCTGAGAACTACTACCAGCACGCCGAGCACTACTACCGGATCATCGCGACCGCGCAGGAGCAATTCCGGCAGAATCAGCAACAGCCGCGCCCCGACGCCGAGGTGACGCAGACCGAAGACGACGACAGCGACGGCTATTCGAGCTTCGGCCAGGAGCCGGGCTTCGTGCCGCAGCAGCAACAGCCGTTCATGCGCGACAACGGCCAGCAGCCCTACCAGCAGCCGCGGGAGCATCGCGAGCGTGACCAGCAGCCGCGTGAGCAGCCGCCGCGTGAGCACCGCGAGCGCGAGCATCGTCCGCAGCCGCAGTATCAACCGCTACCGCAGAACCAGCCGCAGCCGGTGCTGGCCGATGCCGGCGGCGTCGATCGCCTGCCCTCGTTCATCACCGGCGGCGCGCAGCCGCAGGTCAACGGTGGCCCCTACGAAGCTAACAATGGCGGCGCAGAACGTGGCGAACGCAGCGAGCGCTTTCCGCGCCGTCGCCGCCGTCCGCACGGCCCGCGCCCCGACATGGCGGCGCAGCCGGCGCCGAGCGACGACTTCAATCCGGGCAACGAGTAACGCCACTGTGCGGCAACCCTCCCCCTTCAGGGGAGGGTGAGTTTTCATCACTCCGCGTGACTGGATTTGCGCGTCGCCGTCGAGGATGGCACCAGCACCGGACGCAACGACGGGATCAGCTGCGTGCGTTCGCGGCGCGCCGGGATCGCGCGATAGACCTGCTTGCTCGCTTCCACGATATGCACGCCTGCGAACGGCATCGACAGCGCCGCGCCGACCCGCTCCCACGCCATCGCCGAGCGCAAGAACCAGCTGCCCTGCACCGGCGGCATGAACAGCGCCTCGCCCCATGACGCCGGCGTGAACCAGGTCTGCCGCAACAGCTGGGTAATCTGCGCCCGCGAATAGGGCCGGCCATGGCCGAACGGCGTGGCATCGGTGCGCGTCCAGACGCCGCGCCTGTTCGGGATGATCGCGATCAGCCGCCCCGACGGCGACAGCACCCGCCACACCTCGCGCAGCAGCCGCTCCGGATCGTCGGACATCTCCAGTGCATGCACCAGCAGCACGCGGTCGACCGCGGCATCCGGCAACGGCATCGAGAATTCGTCGATCAGGGTCGCCAGCGCAGGCCGGCCGGTCGGCCATTTCAGCACGCCCTGGGCCGCCGGCATGAAGGCGATGCAGCGCTCGCAGGTATCACGGAACAGGCCGAGATAGGGTGTCGGATAGCCGAGGCCGAGCACGCGCTGGCCTTCCGCGTTCGGCCATCGCGCACGGATGCCGCGGTTGATCAGCTGCCGCGCCACGGTGCCGAGGCGCTGCGAATAGAAGTCGCGGAGGTCGATGACGTCCATGATCCTAGCCTAACATGCCCCCTGCAGCCGGGGAGCGCCGAAATTTGCGTTGCCGCCGGAGCGTTAACGCCATATTTCACCCCCATATTGGGCGCGGTAAGAGCATGATCCGGAAACGGCGACGCCGGCTTTTCGAAAAGATCATGCGCTGAAATGCCCGTCCCGTTTGTTCGTGGAGATATCATGACCGCCGAAATTCGCACCTTCAGCTGCCTCACCGACAATTTCGGGTACCTGATCCACGATCCCGCCACCAAGGCGACGGCATCGATCGACGCGCCGGAGGCCGGCCCGATCATCAAGGCGCTGGAGCGCGAAGGCTGGACGCTGACCGACATCCTGATCACCCATCACCATGGCGACCATGTCGGCGGCGTCGCCGAGCTGAAGCAGAAATACGGCTGCCGCGTCGTTGCGCCGCACGACAAGTCGGCCAAGATCGCCAATGTCGATCTGCGCGCCGCCAATGCCGACGTCATCAAGGTCGGCAGCCTCTTGGCCCGTGTGGTTGAAACTCCCGGCCATACGCTCGACCATATCTCCTATGTGTTCGACGGCGAGAAGGCGGTGTTCGCCGCCGACACGTTGTTCTCGATCGGATGCGGCCGGGTGTTCGAGGGCACCTATCCCATGATGTGGGATTCGCTTCTGAAGCTGCGTTCGCTGCCGGACGATTTTCGTCTGTATTGTGGCCATGAATACACCGCCTCCAACGTGAAGTTCGCGCTCACCATCGAGGGCGACAATCCGCATTTGCAGGCCCGCGCCGAGGAAGTGACGAAGCTGCGTGCCGAGAACAAGCCGACGATTCCCGTACTGCTGGGCGACGAGAAGAAGGCCAACGTGTTCCTGCGCGCCGACGAGCCTTCGGTCGCCGCCAAGCTGCACATGAAGGGCGCCGACCCGGCGCTGGTGTTCGGCGAGCTCCGCGAGCGCAAGAACAAGTCCTGATGTCACAGCTCTCGGCTGCCGACATCATCGCGCGGCTCGCGCTGCAGCCGCACCCCGAAGGCGGGCATTATCGCGAGACGTTTCGCGACGAGCGCTGTGATGCCGACGGACGCGCGCATTCGACCGCGATCTACTTCCTGCTCGCGCGCGGCGAACGCTCGCACTGGCACCGCATCGACGCTGTCGAGATGTGGCACCACTACGCCGGCGCGCCGCTGACGCTAGAGATCGCACAAGACGGCGGCCTGCCGCATGCGATCACGCTCGGGCCTGATGTCGCGCACGGCGAGCAGCCCCAGGCGATCGTGCCGGCGGGCGCCTGGCAGGCCGCGGAAAGCCGCGGCGACTGGACGCTGGTCGGCTGCACCGTGGCGCCGGGTTTCGAGTTCGCGAAGTTTGAGCTGGCACCGAAGGGCTGGGAGCCGCAGGGTCTTTCCCCGTCATCCTGAGGTGCGAGCGGAGCGAGCCTCGAAGGATGCACGGCCACAGTCGGGCCGTCGACCCTTCGAGACGGCCGCGTTGCGGCCTCCTCAGGGTGACGGTGAAACAGTAGCAACCACGTTCTTCGTAGGATGGGTAGAGCGCAGCGAAACCCATCAACTTCTCTCCACGCCGCGAGATGATGGGTTTCGCTTCGCTCTACCCATCCTACGCTTTCCTCCTCAGCACCATATCTTTCGCTGCGATGAGCCCGCCGCCGGCGATCAGGATCGCGGCGATGGCGATGTTGGCGCTCGGCTTGGCAAAGCCCGCGAGGATCAAAAACGCGGTCGAGAGCAGCGGCGTGGCGTAGGACGCCGCGCCGAGTACGCGGATGTCGCCGCGCTTCATGCCGATGTCCCAGGCGAAGAACGCGGCGCCCACCGGACCGATGCCGAGTGCGGCAACCGCGAGCCATTGCAGCGGCGTCGCCGGCCACACCGTGGTTTCCACCATCATGTGCACGGCTGCTGCGAGCACCGCGGTCGCGAGGCAGAAGCCTGCCACCGCATCCGTCGGCACCGCCTTGAGCCGGCGCGACATCACCGAATAGGCGGCCCAGACGAACGCCGCGACGAAGGCCGCCGCGAAACCTGGAATCTGCGCGCGTGTGAAGGCGCCGGTGTTACCGGCGAACAGCAGCACGGTGCCGGCAAGGCCAAGCAGCGCACCGACGATGTGATGGATCGCAAGCCGCTCGCCCGGCAAGAACGACGAGAACAGCACGATCAAGAGCGGCCAGAGATAGTTGAGCAGGCCGGCCTCGGCCGGCGGCGCGAAACGCAGCGCCAGGAAATACAGCGCGTGATAGCCGAACAGGCCGCCAACGCCGACGAGCCAGGCAATCGGCGACTGCTTCAGTGCGCCGAACGCTGCGGGACGGAACAGGAAGCTTGCGAACGCGACCGCGGCGCCGATCGCAAACGTCATGGCGGCGAGCTGGAACGCCGGGATCGCCCCGGTCGCGACCGTCATGACCGACAGCAGCGACCACATCAGGATGGCGGTCAGTCCGACAAGGGTGGCAGTTCGGGTCGTCATCTGAATTCAATCCGTCGTGGCCGGCCCGGCCACGTCTCTGTCTCTGCTTCGCGCCTCGCGGTTGTAACGACGAAAATGCCCGGCACAAGGCCGGGCATCACGACTTGATTGGGAACGTCCGCGACGCGACGACGCTTCTCGCGTCAGGCGTGATACTGGCCGCCGTTGATGGTCAGCGTCGAGCCGGTAATGAAGCCCGCCTCGTCAGCCGCGAGGAAGACCACGGCGCGCGCGATCTCCTCGGGTTCGCCCAGCCGGTTGACCGGAATCTGCGGGATCACGTTCTTCTCGAGCACGTCCTTCGGCACCGCCTGCACCATCTCGGTGTTGATGTAGCCCGGGCAGATCACGTTGACGGTGATGCCGCCCTTGGCGTTCTCCAGCGCGAGTGCCTTGGTGAAGCCGATGTCGCCGGCCTTCGCCGCGGAGTAGTTGACCTGGCCGAACTGGCCCTTCTGGCCGTTGATCGAGGAGATCGAGATGACGCGGCCGAACTTGCGGGCGCGCATGCCCTCGATCACCGGGCGCGTCATGTTGAACAGCGAGCCGAGGTTGGTGTTGATCACGGCAGTCCACTGCTCCAGCGTCATCTTGTGGAATGCGGTATCCTTGGTGATACCGGCATTGTTGACGAGCACGTCGACCGGGCCGAGATCAGCCTCGACCTGCTTCACGCCGGCCGCGCAGGCGTCGAACGATGCAACGTCCCACTTGTAGACCGGGATGCCGCTCTCCGCCTTGAACTTCTCCGCCGCGGCGTCGTTGCCGGCGTAGCTCGCCGCCACCCTGTAGCCCGCCGCTTTCAGCGCCTTGCTGATTGCAGCTCCAATGCCCCGCGTTCCGCCCGTCACCAATGCAACACGTGCCATGTCCGTCTCCTCCTTGGCCGTCTTTTATAACCGGATCACTCCAGTCTTCGCACTCACTCAACAAAGCGCGATGAGATTGGGCTCAATCGTCATCGCGCTTTAGCTCCCCTTTTTGAGCATGATCCTTTCGGAAAACCGCTTCACACTTTTCCGGACCATGCTCTCGAAACAAAAATGCCCGGCACAAAGCCGGGCATCTTTTCTATCAGCTCGCGCCGTGGTTGACAGATGATCTTTTCATCACCTAACCGACCTCGCTGCCTTTTGTTCAGTCGCGTGCAACGCACATAGCGATGCCCATGCCGCCGCCGATGCAGAGCGTCGCGAGGCCCTTCTTGGCATCGCGCTTCTGCATCTCGTGCAGCAGCGTCACCAGCACGCGGGCGCCCGACGCGCCGACCGGATGGCCGATCGCGATCGCGCCGCCATTGACGTTGACCTTGGCCGGATCCCAGCCGAGGTCCTTGTTGACGGCGCAGGCCTGCGCGGCGAACGCCTCGTTGGCCTCGATCAGATCGAGGTCGGCGATGTTCCAGCCGGCCTTCTTCAGCGCGGTGCGCGAGGCCGGGATCGGCCCGGTGCCCATGATCTTGGGGTCGACGCCGGCCTGGCCCCACGAGACGATGCGGGCGAGCACCTTCTTGCCCTGCTTGGCGGCTTCCTTGGCGGTCATCAGCACGACGGCGGCGGCGCCGTCATTGATGCCCGAGGCGTTGCCGGCGGTCACGGTGCCGTCCTTTTCGAAGGCGGCGCGGAGCTTGGCCATCGCATCGATCGTGGCGCCATGGCGCGGATACTCGTCGGCGTCGACCACGATATCGCCCTTGCGGGATTTGATGGTGACCGGGACGATCTCGTCCTTGAACCTGCCGGCCTTCTGCGCCGCCTCGGCCTTGTTCTGCGACCCGACCGCGAATTCGTCCTGCTGGGAGCGGGTGATCTGGTACTGCTTGGCGACGTTCTCGGCGGTGTTGCCCATGTGGTAGCCGTTGAAGGCATCCCACAGGCCGTCCTTGATCATGGTGTCGATCAGCTGAAGGTCACCCATCTTGACGCCGCCGCGCAGATATTGCGCATGCGGGGCCATGCTCATGGATTCCTGGCCGCCCGCGACCACAATCGAGGAATCGCCGTTGAGCAGCGCCTGGTAGCCGAGCGCCACGGTGCGCAGGCCCGAGCCGCAGAGCTGGTTGACGCCCCAGGCCGGGCTTTCCACCGGAATGCCGGCCGCAATCGAGGCCTGGCGGGCCGGATTCTGGCCCTGCGCCGCCGTGAGGATCTGGCCCATGATGACTTCGGAGACCTGACCACCCTCGACGCCGGCACGCTCCAGCGCCGCCTTGATGGCGATCGCGCCGAGGTCGTGGGCCGGCGTGGTGGCGAACGCGCCGTTGAAGCTACCGACGGGGGTGCGGGCGGCGCTGACGATGACGACATCGTCTGACATGGACATCTCCTATGGGTTGTCGCTGGGTTTCTCGACGGCGGGCGGCCGGTTTGGCGGGCCTGTCTCTTGGCGACTATCCTGTAAACCTCGTCGAGACATGTCAATCGAACTGTCACGCAAAACGCGCCGCGACGCACTCAAAATGACGCTCTTGGCACTTTCCTGAGCAAATCCTATGCTTTGGAATTAACCGCACAGCACAAAACGGTAGCCGAACGGCTTTGAAAATGCTTACCTTTGCTGCGATGCGTTGCATTTAGCCCAGCGGCGATGCTGCCGGGTTCCAGGTCCTTCGGTGTTGAAGTGTGAGCCCATGGCAAAATCTGAACAACCGACCACGATCAAGAAATACGCGAACCGGCGGCTCTATAATACCGGTACGAGCACCTATGTGACGCTCGAGGATCTCGCGGCGATGGTGAAGGAAGGCGAGGACTTCCTCGTTTATGACGCCAAGACCGGCGACGACATCACCCGCTCCGTGCTTGCGCAGATCATCTTCGAGCAGGAGAACAAGGCCGGGCAGAACCTGCTGCCGACCACCTTCCTGCGCCAGCTGATCCGGTTCTACGGCGACAGCATGCAGATGGTGGTGCCGAAATATCTCGAGCAGTCGATCGATACGCTGACCCGGGAACAGGAGAGATTCCGCAAGCAGATCGCGGGCGCCCTGAGCGGGACGCCGTTTGCGCCCCTGGAAGAACAGGTCCGCCGCAACATGGAGCTGTTCCAGCAGACCTTCTCGATGTTCAAGCCGTTCGTGCCGCAGCGCGGCGGCACTGAAGCCGAGAAGGCGCCGGAGCCCGCGGCCGACGACGGCAACATCGACGACCTTCGCCGCCAGATGAAGGACATGCAGGAACGCCTCGAGCGCATGTCGCAGCCGGCGAAGAAGGACGAGTAGGCGTAGCGTCGCGCGGCGCGTTCAGCTTTGTGATCCGTCACCCCCGCGCAAAGGCGAAGCCTTTGCGCGGGGGTGACGGATCTATAGTGGCGCGTCGTCCTAGCCGGCGGCTGACACGGCCTTCTCTGCCGGCGCGTTCCACGGCCGGACCGACATCACTTCGCGAATTGCTGACGGCGGCACCTTTGGCCGGCGTCAGGCGCCGCCAAACATGCTCTTGCGCACGATCGCGTGCACGCCCCAATTGCCGTCGGCAACCTGCGTGACGCCGAAATCGACGCCGAGCGAGATCAGCGCCAATGCCTCGTCCTCGCTCAGGCGATAACATTCCATCAGGAATTTGCGCGTCGCCCGAAACGCATTGCGCAGCGCGAGATCGACCGACGAACGCTGGTAGATTTCCGACTGCGCGTTGCGCCCGAGCTCGCGCAGATAATTGCCGTAGCTGAAGCCGTGCAGGATCCACTCGTCCGGTGTTTCCAAGAGCGGGTGCGCCAGTCCCTCGACATGCGGCTTGGTTTCCTTGCCGCTCTTGTGCACGACGAAGCGAAACTGGCCGGTGAGCGATAGCTCGAGCGCGGTGCCGTTGACCTCGCCGTCGCCTTGCGCGAAATGCGGATCGCCGATCGAGAACAATGCCCCCGGCACGGCGACCGGCAGATAGAGCGTGGTGCCCTTGGTAGCGCGCCAATTGTCGACATTGCCGCCGAAATAGCCGGGCGGAATCGAATCGATGATGTCGGATTCGCGCGGCGCCACCGCCATGAAGCCGAAATGCAATCGCGCCGGAATCCGCACGCCGGCGAGCACGCCGGGCTGCTTCTCGATGGTGGCGTGATCCACCGGCACGCCCGGATAATCCATCGTCTCGTGGCGCACGCCGAACGGATCGGTCTGCGGCGTCCAGCGATAGGAATAGACAGCCTGCGCCCATTCCGCGCGCGCATCCGTCTCGAAGATCGTGATGGTCTCGCGCTTGGCCGGCGGCTCGATCAGATCGTTGTACTGAAAGCCCCACCAGGCCGCGGCATTGCTGCCGAACGACTTGCCGGCGAACGCCGGATTGGCCGAGGGCCGCGGCCAGATGTCGAGGATCTGCACCTCGAGCACGTCGCCCGGCTCCGCGCCGCAAACATGGATCGGGCCGGTGCAGATGTGCACGCCGAACCCTTCGCCGGCGCCACGGCCGAAGATCGAACCGTCCATCGGGCCCGCGCCACGCCGTTCGACCGACTTGCCGTCGGCAGTCCAGTGAAACACGCTCTCGGCGCCGGGATCGCCCTTGATCATGCGCTCGTAGTCATCGAAGGCGTGCTGGGTCAGCGTCTCGATCGTCACCAGCGCGCCCGACTGCACGCTCATGACAGGTGGAATGGCGCGGCTGAGATAGCCCCAATGGGCGGTCTCGCGGGATACCTTGAGATGGTGATGTGACGCGCCCCACCCTTCCGGCGTCGTCGTGGGCGAGTCAACCGGAAGAGCCGGCTCTAGCTGCGCAACGGTTTCGCGCGCCGCTGGACTCGGTGCGAGCCGCAACACCGTTGCGGTGCCGCGCGCCAGTCGCGGCCGGCCGCGCGTCCGCTCGGCCTCGGCATCGCGCGGCACAGCCTTGCGGAAGTCGCGCGGCGAGGTGCCGTAGGTCGCGCTGAACATGCGGCTGAAATGCGCCTGATCGGTGAAGCCCCAGCGGTAGCTGATTTCGGCGATGCGCTGGTCGGCATAGTTCGGATCGATCAGATCGTTGCAGCAGCGCTCCAGCCGCCGCTCGCGCACATAGGCCGAGAAGGTCGTGCTCTGCCGCTCGAACAGCCGTTGCAGATAGCGCTGCGACAGCCCCTCCTGGCGCGCGATGTCGGCGATGGTGAGACTTGCATTGCCGAGCTGGGCCTCGATCGCGGCATCGACACGCCTTAAGTGGCCGGCCTGGACCTGTGTCATCGTCTCGGCGTCGAGCCGGGTCTCGCCGAGCAGCGCGCCGGCGACGAGCTCGGTGATCGCGACCTCAGCGGTGGCGAGATCGGCCTTGTCCAGGATCGCGAAATTGCCGCCCAATGTCCGCATCACCGGACGGACGGAAGCGGCGGCGATCGTCGCGCCGAGCACGGCCGGCAAGCGCAGGCGATTGTGGCCGAGCCGGCCAAGCAGACGCTCGCGCGGCAGTTCGAGCAGCAGGATCTCGAAATCCTCGCGCAACGTCATGCGCCAGGGCGGTTGCAGGTCGCACACCGAAATGTCGTTGTCGGCGAACTCGCAACTGCGTTGGCCCGACGTGATGCTGCCGCGGCCGTAAGCATGGAAGATGATGGCGACCCGCGCCGGGGCCGCCGGTGATGCCGCATGACCGTTGCAGATGATCTGCTGCTCGGTGGAACGCAGCAGCACAAGCTGCCCGCCGCTCGTCGAGCGCTTCGCGGTCAATTCACCGAACTGGAATTGGCCCGTCTCCGGCAATTCGCAATCGAGCTGCAATCCGGCCAGCGCCTCGCGCCAGACCTCCCGCCGGTTTTGCCGCGGGATCGCATCGACCGAAACCCGATAGGTCGTCGCGACCATCACCCCTCCAGGCCAAGCTCCGCAGCCTTCAAGTCACGGAGCCGTGAAGGCAGCGTGCACCGATTGCAGGAAGGCGGCAAGCGTGTTGCGGCGGCACGGATTGCCCAGCCTTCGTGCAATGAATGGTCGCGGCCGCTCTCTCGCGGCAGAGCAATCCCCCGCGAACGCAGTGCAACTTGATCGAATGCGTCCAAATTCTTGACCGTGCCGGCCATGCCGCGATGCGAAGGCGGCCGCCGCAGATGCTCTGCACGCCTGTGCGCATGCTTTCGCGCTGCGAGGAGCACAAGCGCGCCTACAAATTATTGGGCGCGCCCGGTCATGTCGGAGTGGCGCGGCGCCATGCACTCTCACCCGCACTTCGATCCAAGGGAGAATTTAGGATGTGCGCAGGTGACGACAAGAACTGCCCGGACTTCGAATTGCATCATCGCCAGTTCAAGGAGACGCTCGACCGGGAACGCCGCTCGTTCCTGCGCTCGAGCTTCGCGGCGGCGGGCGGTGCGGCGGCGATGACCGCCGGCGGCATCTCGCTGGTGACGCCGAAGATGGCGGCTGCCGCCGAGAAGCATCAGCCGGCGCAGCGCGCCTATCACCATTTGCCGGCCAACGCCGACACCGTGCATTGGGGCTATTTCAGCAAGACGCTGAAGCCGCGCGTCGAGATCAATTCCGGCGACTTCATCACGATCGAGGCGCTGACGCACCACGCCAATGACGATGCCGAGCGCATGGTGAAGGGCGATCCCGGCGTCGAGAGCGTGTATCTCTGGACCAAGGAGAAGAAGGGCGTGAACCGGCGCGGCGCCGGCCCGATGGATGCTTCGCTGTTCGGACGCGGTGCGGGCGAAGGCCTCGGCGTGCATATCTGTACCGGGCCGGTGTTCGTGCGCGGCGCCGAGGAAGGCGACGTACTCGAGCTGCGCATCATCGACGTGGCGCCGCGGCCCTGCGCCAATCCGAAATATTCCGGCAAGGCGTTCGGCAGCAACGCTGCGGCATCCTGGGGCTTCCACTACAAGGATCTGCTCACCGAGCCCAAGCCGCGCGAGGTCGTTACCATCTACGAGGTCGACGCCACAGGCGAACGCAACTGGGCGCGCGCCGTCTACAATTTCACCTGGACGCCGCAGACCGATCCGTCCGGCGTGGTGCACAAGACCATCGATTATCCCGGCGTGCCGGTCGATCATTCGACGGTCAAGGAGAACCACGGCATCCTGAAGAACGTGCGCATCCCGGTGCGTCCGCATTTCGGCGTGATCGGGCTCGCACCCAAGGAGGCCGAGTTCGTCGATTCGATCCCGCCGAGCTACACCGGCGGCAACATCGACAATTGGCGGATCGGCAAGGGCGCCACGATGTATTATCCGGTCGCGGTCGAGGGCGGGCTGCTCTCGGTCGGCGATTCCCACGCCTCGCAGGGCGATTCCGAACTGTGCGGCACGGCGATCGAATGCTCGCTCAACGGCACCTTCCAGATCATCCTGCACAAGAAGGCGGACCTCGCCGGCACGGCGCTGGAAGCGCTCGACTATCCGATGCTGGAGACCCAGGACGAATGGCTGGTGCACGGCTTCAGCTTCGCCAATTATCTCAGCGAGCTCGGCTCCGGCGCGCAGACCGATATCTACAAGAAGTCGTCGGTCGACCTCGCTTTGCGCGATGCCTTCCGCAAGATGCGCAAATTCCTGATGACGACGAAGAAGCTGACCGAGGACGAGGCGATCTCGCTGATCTCGCTCGGCGTCGATTTCGGCGTCACCCAGGTGGTCGACGGCAATTGGGGCGTCCATGCGGTGATCCGCAAGGACATCTTCGCCGGCGGCGACAGCTGACGAAGTACGAGTAGGCGTTCTAATTCGCCCTACTCACCCCATCGTCGCCCCGGCGAAAGCCGGGGCCCATAACCACAAATGTCGGTTGTCTGACGCAAGCGTCTGCCAGATCGCCTCATCGAGAAGCCGCGGCGTATGGGTCCCGGCTTTCGCCGGGACGACACCGTTAGCTTGGCCAGCGTCAGTGAATCACCCCGCAGCCGGCACAACCTTCTCCGCCGGCGCGTTCCACGGCCGGTCCGGCGAGGCGAGGCCGATCAGGCGGCCCTGGATGAAGTCGCAGCCCCATTCGCGCAGCATCACGGCGGCTTCTTCGTCCTGCACCCATTCGGCGACGGTCTTGATTTCAAGGCGGCGCGCGAGATCGATCAGCGTCTGCACGAAGGCGCGGTCGTCGGCCGAACGCACGATGTTCTGCACGAAGGCGCCGTCGATTTTGACAATGTCGACGCCAAGCTTGCGCAAATTGCGGAACGAGGTGTAGCCGGCGCCGAAATCGTCGATCGCGATCCGGCTGCCGAAATTCTTCAGTCGCGTGACGAAGCCGCGGACGTCGTCGATATCCTGGATCGCGACCGTCTCGGTGATCTCGACGATC
Protein-coding sequences here:
- a CDS encoding DUF4167 domain-containing protein encodes the protein MRNGQNNKRMRNRNNNNNNNNNNNRRGQNPLTRVYESNGPDIKIRGTASHVAEKYVQLARDARSSGDPVAAENYYQHAEHYYRIIATAQEQFRQNQQQPRPDAEVTQTEDDDSDGYSSFGQEPGFVPQQQQPFMRDNGQQPYQQPREHRERDQQPREQPPREHREREHRPQPQYQPLPQNQPQPVLADAGGVDRLPSFITGGAQPQVNGGPYEANNGGAERGERSERFPRRRRRPHGPRPDMAAQPAPSDDFNPGNE
- a CDS encoding class I SAM-dependent methyltransferase, with protein sequence MDVIDLRDFYSQRLGTVARQLINRGIRARWPNAEGQRVLGLGYPTPYLGLFRDTCERCIAFMPAAQGVLKWPTGRPALATLIDEFSMPLPDAAVDRVLLVHALEMSDDPERLLREVWRVLSPSGRLIAIIPNRRGVWTRTDATPFGHGRPYSRAQITQLLRQTWFTPASWGEALFMPPVQGSWFLRSAMAWERVGAALSMPFAGVHIVEASKQVYRAIPARRERTQLIPSLRPVLVPSSTATRKSSHAE
- the gloB gene encoding hydroxyacylglutathione hydrolase encodes the protein MTAEIRTFSCLTDNFGYLIHDPATKATASIDAPEAGPIIKALEREGWTLTDILITHHHGDHVGGVAELKQKYGCRVVAPHDKSAKIANVDLRAANADVIKVGSLLARVVETPGHTLDHISYVFDGEKAVFAADTLFSIGCGRVFEGTYPMMWDSLLKLRSLPDDFRLYCGHEYTASNVKFALTIEGDNPHLQARAEEVTKLRAENKPTIPVLLGDEKKANVFLRADEPSVAAKLHMKGADPALVFGELRERKNKS
- a CDS encoding cupin domain-containing protein, with translation MSQLSAADIIARLALQPHPEGGHYRETFRDERCDADGRAHSTAIYFLLARGERSHWHRIDAVEMWHHYAGAPLTLEIAQDGGLPHAITLGPDVAHGEQPQAIVPAGAWQAAESRGDWTLVGCTVAPGFEFAKFELAPKGWEPQGLSPSS
- a CDS encoding EamA family transporter; this translates as MTTRTATLVGLTAILMWSLLSVMTVATGAIPAFQLAAMTFAIGAAVAFASFLFRPAAFGALKQSPIAWLVGVGGLFGYHALYFLALRFAPPAEAGLLNYLWPLLIVLFSSFLPGERLAIHHIVGALLGLAGTVLLFAGNTGAFTRAQIPGFAAAFVAAFVWAAYSVMSRRLKAVPTDAVAGFCLATAVLAAAVHMMVETTVWPATPLQWLAVAALGIGPVGAAFFAWDIGMKRGDIRVLGAASYATPLLSTAFLILAGFAKPSANIAIAAILIAGGGLIAAKDMVLRRKA
- the phbB gene encoding acetoacetyl-CoA reductase translates to MARVALVTGGTRGIGAAISKALKAAGYRVAASYAGNDAAAEKFKAESGIPVYKWDVASFDACAAGVKQVEADLGPVDVLVNNAGITKDTAFHKMTLEQWTAVINTNLGSLFNMTRPVIEGMRARKFGRVISISSINGQKGQFGQVNYSAAKAGDIGFTKALALENAKGGITVNVICPGYINTEMVQAVPKDVLEKNVIPQIPVNRLGEPEEIARAVVFLAADEAGFITGSTLTINGGQYHA
- a CDS encoding acetyl-CoA C-acetyltransferase, encoding MSDDVVIVSAARTPVGSFNGAFATTPAHDLGAIAIKAALERAGVEGGQVSEVIMGQILTAAQGQNPARQASIAAGIPVESPAWGVNQLCGSGLRTVALGYQALLNGDSSIVVAGGQESMSMAPHAQYLRGGVKMGDLQLIDTMIKDGLWDAFNGYHMGNTAENVAKQYQITRSQQDEFAVGSQNKAEAAQKAGRFKDEIVPVTIKSRKGDIVVDADEYPRHGATIDAMAKLRAAFEKDGTVTAGNASGINDGAAAVVLMTAKEAAKQGKKVLARIVSWGQAGVDPKIMGTGPIPASRTALKKAGWNIADLDLIEANEAFAAQACAVNKDLGWDPAKVNVNGGAIAIGHPVGASGARVLVTLLHEMQKRDAKKGLATLCIGGGMGIAMCVARD
- the phaR gene encoding polyhydroxyalkanoate synthesis repressor PhaR is translated as MAKSEQPTTIKKYANRRLYNTGTSTYVTLEDLAAMVKEGEDFLVYDAKTGDDITRSVLAQIIFEQENKAGQNLLPTTFLRQLIRFYGDSMQMVVPKYLEQSIDTLTREQERFRKQIAGALSGTPFAPLEEQVRRNMELFQQTFSMFKPFVPQRGGTEAEKAPEPAADDGNIDDLRRQMKDMQERLERMSQPAKKDE